One window from the genome of Acuticoccus sp. I52.16.1 encodes:
- a CDS encoding Trm112 family protein encodes MVEEHKIDPKLLELLVCPVTKSTLRYDAAANELISDKAKLAYPIRDGIPIMIPDEARSTE; translated from the coding sequence ATGGTTGAGGAACACAAGATCGACCCGAAGCTCCTGGAGCTGCTGGTCTGCCCGGTCACGAAGTCGACGCTGCGCTACGACGCGGCGGCGAACGAGCTGATCTCCGACAAGGCCAAGCTCGCCTACCCGATCCGCGACGGCATCCCCATCATGATTCCGGACGAAGCCCGCAGCACCGAATAG
- a CDS encoding LON peptidase substrate-binding domain-containing protein: MRIGNALYETVDEIPSIVPVFPLSGALLLPRAHLPLNIFEPRYVKMIDDVMAGDRVIGMVQPRFGADADDESVEEPALCQVGALGRIVSYQESGDGRYLIQLGGVCRFTVLEELPTPLPYRKCRISAERFKSDLLTDACEADVDRDALIRAFQSYLDANDLEADWKSVRSASNEALVNTLAMMSPYGPAEKQALLEAPDLAARAATLVAITEMEVARQSGDEPVLN; encoded by the coding sequence ATGCGCATCGGTAATGCGCTCTACGAGACCGTCGACGAGATTCCGTCCATCGTGCCGGTGTTTCCGTTATCCGGCGCCCTGCTCCTCCCACGCGCCCACTTGCCGCTCAACATCTTCGAGCCGCGCTACGTCAAGATGATCGACGACGTGATGGCGGGCGACCGCGTCATCGGCATGGTGCAGCCGCGCTTCGGCGCCGACGCCGATGACGAGAGCGTCGAGGAGCCGGCGCTGTGTCAGGTCGGGGCGCTCGGCCGCATCGTCTCCTACCAGGAGTCCGGGGACGGGCGGTATCTGATCCAGCTCGGCGGCGTGTGCCGGTTCACGGTCCTGGAGGAGCTGCCGACCCCGCTCCCATACCGCAAGTGCCGCATTTCCGCCGAGCGCTTCAAGTCCGATCTCCTGACCGACGCCTGCGAGGCGGACGTCGATCGCGACGCGTTGATTCGCGCCTTCCAGTCCTATCTCGACGCCAACGACCTCGAGGCCGACTGGAAGTCCGTGCGTTCGGCCTCCAACGAGGCGCTGGTCAACACGCTGGCGATGATGAGCCCCTACGGCCCGGCCGAGAAGCAGGCGTTGCTGGAGGCGCCCGATCTCGCCGCCCGCGCCGCGACGCTGGTCGCCATCACAGAGATGGAAGTGGCCCGCCAATCCGGCGACGAACCCGTACTGAACTGA
- a CDS encoding YggT family protein, giving the protein MASLLTLILKVIQIYQWIVIASAIFSWLYAFNVVNPRNQIVETIGRTLYRLTEPALRPIRRILPDLGGIDLSPIVLLLGLYFLQLIIVNNFGTLAY; this is encoded by the coding sequence ATGGCCTCCCTTCTCACCCTCATCCTCAAAGTCATTCAGATCTATCAGTGGATCGTGATCGCGTCCGCGATCTTCTCGTGGCTGTACGCCTTCAACGTGGTCAACCCGCGCAACCAGATCGTCGAGACCATCGGTCGCACGCTCTACCGCCTGACCGAGCCCGCGCTGCGCCCCATCCGCCGCATCCTGCCGGACCTCGGAGGGATCGACCTGTCGCCGATCGTCCTCCTGCTGGGCCTCTATTTCCTGCAGCTCATCATCGTCAACAACTTCGGCACCCTCGCCTACTGA
- the pheT gene encoding phenylalanine--tRNA ligase subunit beta, producing the protein MKFTLSWLKDHLETDASIDTIVDQLTAIGLEVEGVEDRAAALAPFRIARVVDAKQHPNADRLRVLTVDPGDGSAVQVVCGAPNARAGLVGVFAAPGTHIPGTGVDLSIGSIRGVESRGMMLSEREMGLSEDHDGIVDLPQDAPVGTPYVEWADVGDPVIEIGVTPNRADCLGIRGIARDLAAAGLGTLKSLEVAPFAADGSPAPTVTIAADDLCPAFALRLIEGVSNGPSPDWMQRRLVSIGLRPINALVDVTNYLTYDVGRPLHVFDADKVAGDLVVRRAQDGERFEALDTRTYTLSPEMVVIADDNGVESLGGIMGGEASGSSETTTRVLVESALWDPINIARTGRTLGIHSDARHRFERGVDAEFTLPGLDYATRLILDLCGGTAGPVQLAGAVPDTARTIAFPATEVARLSGLDVDEEKQAEVLERLGFAVTRAEGTWTVRTPSWRADVEGKADLVEEIVRIVGIDDVAPMPLVRVDPVAPKVLTTLQQRIATVRRALASQGMTEAVTWSFVSHEDALAFGGGQSSLQLANPIAEALSDMRPSLLAGLVRAVTRNVNRGHPDLALFEVGQVFAGDEPADQTTQAAGVRQGRNTPATLGRHWDGDETADVFDAKSDIMAALTAIGGPADRAEITRDAPPHYHPGRSGTLRLGSNILGHFGELHPAVLAAMDAPERLVAFELTMEKVPEPRRKATKKPNYSASQLMPVRRDFAFVVPEDIDARAITRAARSARKDLVSDVAVFDVYRGVGVPDGQKSVAVEAVLQPKDRTLTDDDIDKVSADIIAAVTKATGATLRA; encoded by the coding sequence ATGAAGTTTACATTGTCCTGGTTGAAGGACCATCTGGAGACGGATGCGTCCATCGACACCATCGTTGATCAACTGACGGCGATCGGCCTCGAGGTCGAGGGCGTGGAAGACCGCGCCGCCGCCCTCGCTCCGTTCCGCATCGCCCGTGTGGTCGACGCCAAGCAGCATCCCAACGCGGACCGCCTGCGCGTCCTCACCGTGGACCCGGGCGACGGGTCCGCCGTGCAGGTGGTGTGCGGCGCGCCGAACGCGCGCGCCGGGCTGGTGGGCGTCTTCGCCGCGCCGGGGACCCACATCCCCGGCACCGGCGTGGACCTGTCCATCGGCTCCATCCGCGGGGTCGAGAGCCGCGGCATGATGCTGTCCGAGCGCGAGATGGGCCTGTCGGAGGACCACGACGGCATCGTCGACCTGCCGCAGGACGCCCCCGTCGGCACGCCCTACGTGGAGTGGGCCGACGTCGGCGACCCGGTGATCGAGATCGGCGTGACGCCGAACCGCGCGGACTGTCTCGGCATCCGGGGGATCGCGCGCGATCTCGCCGCTGCCGGCCTCGGCACGCTGAAGTCGCTGGAGGTGGCCCCCTTCGCCGCCGACGGCAGCCCTGCGCCGACCGTGACAATCGCGGCCGACGACCTCTGCCCCGCGTTCGCCCTGCGGCTGATCGAGGGTGTCAGCAACGGTCCCTCGCCCGACTGGATGCAGCGGCGGCTGGTGTCGATCGGTCTGCGCCCGATCAACGCGCTGGTCGACGTCACCAACTACCTCACCTACGACGTCGGCCGCCCGCTGCACGTCTTCGACGCGGATAAGGTGGCCGGCGATCTCGTCGTGCGCCGCGCCCAGGACGGCGAGCGGTTCGAGGCGCTCGACACGCGGACCTACACCCTGTCGCCCGAGATGGTGGTGATCGCGGACGACAACGGCGTCGAATCGCTGGGCGGCATCATGGGCGGCGAGGCCTCCGGCTCCTCCGAGACGACGACGCGCGTGCTGGTGGAATCGGCCCTGTGGGATCCGATCAACATCGCCCGCACGGGCCGGACGCTGGGCATCCACTCCGATGCGCGGCACCGCTTCGAGCGCGGCGTCGACGCGGAGTTCACCCTCCCCGGCCTCGACTATGCGACGCGGCTGATCCTCGACCTGTGCGGCGGGACCGCCGGGCCGGTGCAGCTCGCCGGTGCGGTGCCCGACACGGCGCGGACGATCGCGTTTCCGGCGACCGAGGTCGCGCGCCTCTCCGGCCTCGACGTCGACGAGGAGAAGCAGGCCGAGGTACTCGAGCGTCTGGGCTTCGCGGTCACACGCGCCGAAGGGACATGGACGGTCAGGACGCCGAGCTGGCGGGCCGACGTCGAGGGCAAGGCGGACCTCGTCGAGGAGATCGTCCGCATCGTCGGCATCGACGATGTAGCGCCGATGCCGCTGGTGCGCGTCGACCCGGTGGCGCCGAAGGTGCTGACCACGCTGCAGCAGCGGATCGCGACCGTGCGTCGCGCGCTCGCCTCGCAGGGGATGACGGAGGCCGTCACATGGTCCTTCGTCAGCCACGAGGACGCGTTGGCGTTCGGCGGCGGGCAATCCTCGCTGCAACTCGCCAACCCGATCGCCGAGGCGCTGTCGGACATGCGGCCGAGCCTGCTGGCCGGGCTGGTGCGGGCGGTCACGCGCAACGTCAATCGCGGCCATCCGGACCTCGCCCTCTTCGAGGTGGGTCAGGTGTTCGCCGGCGACGAGCCCGCCGACCAGACGACGCAGGCCGCGGGCGTGCGCCAGGGCCGCAACACGCCGGCGACGCTCGGCCGCCACTGGGACGGCGACGAGACGGCCGACGTGTTCGACGCCAAGTCCGACATCATGGCCGCCCTGACCGCGATCGGCGGGCCGGCCGATCGGGCCGAGATCACCCGCGACGCGCCGCCGCACTATCATCCAGGACGCTCCGGGACCCTGCGCCTGGGCTCCAACATCCTGGGCCACTTTGGTGAGCTGCACCCGGCGGTGCTGGCGGCGATGGACGCCCCCGAGCGCCTGGTCGCCTTCGAGCTGACGATGGAGAAGGTGCCCGAACCGCGCCGCAAGGCGACGAAGAAGCCGAACTACTCGGCCTCGCAGCTGATGCCGGTCCGGCGCGACTTCGCGTTCGTGGTCCCGGAGGACATCGACGCGCGGGCGATCACCCGCGCCGCGCGCAGCGCCCGCAAGGACCTCGTGTCCGACGTCGCGGTGTTCGACGTCTACCGTGGGGTGGGCGTGCCGGACGGGCAGAAGTCGGTCGCGGTCGAGGCGGTGCTGCAACCGAAGGACCGCACGCTGACGGACGACGACATCGACAAGGTCTCGGCCGACATCATCGCCGCGGTGACGAAGGCGACGGGCGCGACCCTGCGCGCCTGA